The genomic stretch TGATGCTTAACATTGCATTTTAATAAGTTGACCATCTCAGAATCACattaaactgtatatttgttgtttgtgtgtttcagatggAGCGCCTGCTTCAGAGTGGAGAGACCACCTGAATCTGCACAAGAAATTGATCATCTGGATATTTTTAGGtggataaatgataaataatagaAGTACCCATCTGTGAACATGTGCTTTGGACTGTAAACctggaggatgaagagggagcAAATCACACAGAAGATGAGGAGTTTATGCGGGGATGATGGCCGCTGTTCTGGCGATGCTGTAGCAGCACGGAATGGTTTGTGGGTTACACTGAGATGCAGGCCATACTGTGCTGCCTCAGTAAAGCCTGACTACACAACCTGGTCGCCTGGAAGTTCTCCAACCTGTTTCCCTTATTCTGTGACTAATCTGTCTCATTTGCTGGTCGCTTTACTGTAGCAGCACGTAAATATTGGAGTTAAGACTCTAGCTGAAGCCTCCAGTATTGATCGTGCTGCTGAAGCAAAGCTGACCACTCACAGCCTGTGCACCTAACCACTGAGTGGTGGTGCCCAACAGTGGAGATGCTTACAGGTACATTGTTTTTTGACTTGAACCTCAAACCCTGTTTCATGGTGAACATTTGAATACATATCACAGTTTTGTCTGCACACTTGAAGAAATAAAAATTTTAAGTGCCTTTTGTCTGTAATGTGTTTTGAACGTAATATGCCAAACCTGCTGTTGAACAATTTGCTGTTCCATTCAATATATTGCGCTTTTTAAAATTCTACTAAAATTGTAGCTTTTGCTGACACTGACAAACCTTTCCGGTTTTTAATAGAAGCGCTTTTTTAACAGAAGAGAAATGAGGCACATGCTGGCCTGCCCGGCCTCACTGTAGCCGCTCCCGGGATGTCCGGCCTGTTCAGAGACACGACGGAGACAGATTTACTGCGGATTAAAAACACTACAGCTGTTAACCTTATTGGTAAATTGCATATACCAGAATTCATGTTGAAATATTGAAAGGCATTCAGTTGATAgaaaataaggatttttttcctcccccttttggaaacattttaagACTGATTTATGCTTGGCTCCCGCCCTGCACCCGGACCGTCTTTATTATCGATGCTCATTTGTAACGACCCAGTcgttttatattattgtattatattatgaCTTCCTCATGCCTACAAACCTGTGATGATAAATTTTAATATTCGGTGAAATAACCCTGCGTTGCTCTGAATAATACGGTGTCCCGTCAAATGGCTTAAGACCTGCATTTTAAGTGCTGTTCCGTGCGAGCGTCTTGAAGACATCTCCGTTATAAAACGTGATGGCGATCATCCCAAATCACACTTTcctaataaataatgaaatgatgtgGCTCCGTTGGTCAATCTCTGGctctctatttttattttttattttttttaacaatacagGCTTTATGCGAACTTATACGGTAAAATAAAACGATTCAAAATCAGGCAAATGAAGACAAGAAAGCTGGCGGAGTGCGTTTGTCTGAAAAATTAACTAGACTTTTCTACTGACAAAATTATATTGaattaataacacatttatgacatgatttatttacttacaGGGTTAATTGTTTTTATAGTGACCACGGATCTTTTCGGATAAGGTGTCTTTATCGTAAGGCCTCACAATATTTTGCCTTAGACTGAACAAGCGCATATTGTGGGACTCTCTTACTTGGCCTTGTGGGCCTTTTAAATGATAATTCTaccataaatataaataactaaGAATTGGGTCATTTGATGAAGGTAGAATTAATGCAAAACGATATTAAACAGAATGAGGATTTTTACGGATCTTAGATGATCCTTAAGACCAAAggtgtttatttttacaaatggagaaataatttaatatattgcATGACTTTAAGgctttagttgtttttttattttatttaaaagatcaATGGTTTGAACATTATAACGTGCGTTTTTTTCATAATGCAATGGCTGCTAGATGAACTCTGAaaaaattatgtgtgtgtgtgtaaatattaacAGCTTCAACATAATTCATTATCAATAATTTGggaaataagtaaatacatgTAGTCTTTTTCTAAgtgaaattaaatttaaagtatGTTGGACTATTTGGCTCATTTACAGAAAAAGCTGAGTCCGCACACAGTACATCAAAATGTGGAGCCAGTCTTGGTTCCGTGGCCTGAAATCTTGCCTTACACCTGTTGTTAAATTTTCACATTTCTATCGTTTTAACTTTTCATTAATATAAACCTGCTTTTATATATGTGTTGCATATTTTAATTATCTACAATTGTAGAATAATTTTGGACAGTCATCGGTAGGACTTTGCGCTCGTAGCCTACTTTATTTGTAAGCATTTTTCTTTAAGTAAAATTGAGTAACGTGTAAATGCAGTACTATAACACTGGGAAATAACGTGGAAATAGATGCATTAATAACAGGAATATTACAATTTGACTTTAATAACCGTCACACACCGTGTTCAAGTGCGGGGCCTTGATGTCATTAGACACTGGATACACTAAATAGTCTATTCACTGGATACACTAAATAATCTATTCACTGGATACACTAAATAGTCTATTCACTCATTATTGGATATGTATTAGCCTCGATTGATGCAGTAAATAATGACTTGAAGTTAATTTTGTATTAATCCTCTCGATCGGCCTATTTTTGATATAAAGTGTTTGACCGTGCGTCCTTTTACAAGTTTCTCATGATTTGGGTTGACTTCACCTTTTTCAGGATAGgctatatttacatttgtgtgccattacaatttaaatattaatgtagaGTTATACTTGTTTCATCCTGTATTTGCCTGGCAACAGTGGGctatatttacagtacatacatgTAAATGCGTGCTGTGACGTACATCCTGAATTATGGTCAGTGCTGACATCACGGATTCACTTTGTGGTCTGATCTGAAGAgggttttttaattttttttatttctttttcaaaatgcATCTCATTTCAGGAGATAAAAGACATAAAGGGATAACTGATCAATGCACAACTCAGTTTGTCCGTTTGCTTTGACCTATTTTAATAAAGACCATGTTGATCATGCGCCAGGGATCTCGCTGAGCTATCCAGAATTTAAACCCATTTTAATAACTTCCATTTGCCCGCACAATTGCATTTAGATTTCAAGCTTCAAAGCCAGTTTTCTTCAAACTTGAATGCATAAAAGAAAATGGACCTGCactgtactttatttatttttttagcagGCAGCAGATGTTTGACTTTGTAGACCGGACAAGTCACGCAATGAATGACTCACTTGAACATTCGCAAATAAATCTTGTGTAGATATGAAGTGACATCCTTGTACCTCTATTGTTTTTAATCGACGCCGTCAGATGAGACACAGCTGTCAATTTGTTAGCTTTCATGAAAACATATCACAggagtgtgttttttcttctcttgcaCTGTGTCTGCAGCCTGCTGAATATTTCACACGGGCCCTGTTATGCAACGCTGGTAACCTTGAAGAGGTTGCAGCATCACTGCTGCGGACGCTCTCTGTGAGGAAGAGACCAGAGATCACactgtatttcttttattaCTCACTAGCTTGGGTCATTAGCTCGCTTGTGTCCTAAAATAATTGGTAGTGTTCTCTGGCCAAACgcactaaatgaaaacaaacatggaagtggctttaatctcttttttatttaacaagaTCGCCGTGGACAAGTATAAAACTACCatagcacattaaaaaaaagaatagataaAGTATTAGTGGAAAATAAtctaaatgtgtatttatatgtaacGTGAATGTAGGGCTTTGATTGTATGGCTTCATGATGGATGGAGATTGTGCCCAAATAAGGCAAGAACGGAAGACGTGGTAAGCAATTAAGTTAAGTGTTTCCATATTTTCAGGTGCATCTATCCTTCAATGTTTTTGCGCACCTCGTGGGccattgtgaaaaaaatgtagtgCTGAGAGTGGATGGCGGAGGTGCCACGGGCTTAGTAATTAAAATAGCTTACAACTGCCAATAAAATTGACAGTGGAGTCAATAAAGTTCACGATGCATTCCTGACCTGCACCCATTAAACTCATGTACATGTCAGTCATTTCCCGCAGGTACACACCAGTGTGGGTCAAGTGTGAGGAGACCGCAGTGAGAAATGGTTCAAGTTGCGAGGGAACGTAGGCTGCGAGGTTGTGAGGCTGCAGCAGGAGCAGTGTTGGCAGTAACAAACTCATTAATAAGGTGATCCATCTGCGAGCCGCCATCCGAGAGTCCCCCGCTCGGTACGAGCCATTCTCATGGGGGACCGAGATCTTGTCCACTTCTCTGAGCCTCAGTGAGTCCCACTTTTTCACATCGAAATTACGCACGAGAGGACCGGCGTCCATGTCTTTACGAGAGGGCAGTGGGGTGTCCTTCAGGACCCGTAGCTTCTGCCGAAACTCCTGCATCTGCTGCAGGAAGCACAGGGGGTCGGAGACGCTCCTGAATGACTCCGCGATGCTGAGCGCTCGTCTCTGCTCATCCAGCGCTGCGCTCAGCTTGGTGATCTCCGGGTCGTACGCTTGCATCACCACCAGCTTTAGTGTTTCAAAATCGCAGAGGATCTCATTCTTTTTGCATTCGAGTGCACCGATGAGTTTGTCGAAATAGTCTGTTACTTTCTCTGCGTCCGTGTTCACCGACTGAAGCGCCTTTTTCTTACTGGCTTGTAGTGTCTCCAGGCAGGACAGGATATCTGCGCTCTGCCAGCTCTCCGCCCCCTGAAGCAGCTCTTCAAATGCATCTTTTTCCCGTTCATACGCCTCCTCTAAGGAGCAAAATGTATGCCCTTTGTGGTCACCGGTTGTTGCGC from Scomber scombrus chromosome 13, fScoSco1.1, whole genome shotgun sequence encodes the following:
- the trim13 gene encoding tripartite motif-containing 13 isoform X1, whose translation is MIALHCASQQLDTMEQLEEELTCPVCCCLFEDPRVLLCSHSFCKKCLEGLLEGNRGPAYRTPFKCPTCRKETPHNGANSLQINYSLRGIVEKFSKIKVLPKMSVCQQHSGQPLNIFCATDLKLICGFCATTGDHKGHTFCSLEEAYEREKDAFEELLQGAESWQSADILSCLETLQASKKKALQSVNTDAEKVTDYFDKLIGALECKKNEILCDFETLKLVVMQAYDPEITKLSAALDEQRRALSIAESFRSVSDPLCFLQQMQEFRQKLRVLKDTPLPSRKDMDAGPLVRNFDVKKWDSLRLREVDKISVPHENGSYRAGDSRMAARRWITLLMSLLLPTLLLLQPHNLAAYVPSQLEPFLTAVSSHLTHTGVYLREMTDMYMSLMGAGQECIVNFIDSTVNFIGSCKLF
- the trim13 gene encoding tripartite motif-containing 13 isoform X2; protein product: MEQLEEELTCPVCCCLFEDPRVLLCSHSFCKKCLEGLLEGNRGPAYRTPFKCPTCRKETPHNGANSLQINYSLRGIVEKFSKIKVLPKMSVCQQHSGQPLNIFCATDLKLICGFCATTGDHKGHTFCSLEEAYEREKDAFEELLQGAESWQSADILSCLETLQASKKKALQSVNTDAEKVTDYFDKLIGALECKKNEILCDFETLKLVVMQAYDPEITKLSAALDEQRRALSIAESFRSVSDPLCFLQQMQEFRQKLRVLKDTPLPSRKDMDAGPLVRNFDVKKWDSLRLREVDKISVPHENGSYRAGDSRMAARRWITLLMSLLLPTLLLLQPHNLAAYVPSQLEPFLTAVSSHLTHTGVYLREMTDMYMSLMGAGQECIVNFIDSTVNFIGSCKLF